A window from Flammeovirgaceae bacterium encodes these proteins:
- the gldA gene encoding gliding motility-associated ABC transporter ATP-binding subunit GldA, whose translation MSLQVQHLTKVYGQQKAVDNISFAIGEGEIVGFLGPNGAGKSTTMKVATGYLPPTRGTVKVGGYDIQSHPLRIKKIIGYLPEHNPLYLDMYVHEYLRFVGGLYGLTGDTLKARVGDTIALCGLAQEQNKKLESLSKGYRQRAGLAQALLHDPEVLILDEPTSGLDPNQIIEIRRVIKEVSRNKTVLFSSHIMQEVQALCDRVVVIHKGRIVADDQLQHLLQDKGGSTLVVGFKEEINVEELGSISGVTGITPLSAHTCKVHVRKGVDVRGELFRYSTEQKRTLVEMKLEESSMESIFKELTSGGQEK comes from the coding sequence ATGTCATTACAGGTACAACATCTCACTAAGGTGTATGGACAGCAAAAGGCTGTCGACAATATTTCCTTCGCCATAGGGGAAGGGGAAATAGTGGGATTCCTGGGCCCCAATGGCGCGGGAAAATCCACCACGATGAAGGTGGCCACGGGATACCTTCCGCCCACCAGGGGCACGGTGAAGGTGGGGGGCTACGACATTCAAAGCCATCCCCTTCGCATAAAAAAGATTATTGGATACTTGCCCGAGCACAATCCGCTGTACCTGGACATGTATGTGCACGAGTACCTTCGGTTTGTGGGTGGCCTCTATGGATTGACAGGGGACACCCTAAAGGCCCGCGTGGGGGACACTATTGCCCTCTGTGGCCTGGCCCAGGAGCAAAACAAAAAGCTGGAATCCCTGTCCAAAGGCTATCGCCAACGCGCGGGGCTGGCACAGGCATTGTTGCACGACCCTGAAGTTTTGATCCTGGACGAACCCACCTCAGGCCTGGACCCCAACCAAATTATTGAGATAAGGAGGGTGATCAAGGAAGTGAGCCGCAACAAAACGGTGCTCTTTTCCTCCCACATTATGCAGGAAGTGCAGGCCCTTTGCGACCGGGTGGTGGTGATCCATAAGGGAAGGATTGTGGCTGACGACCAGTTGCAACACTTGCTGCAGGACAAAGGCGGCAGCACCCTGGTGGTAGGGTTCAAGGAGGAGATAAACGTGGAGGAATTGGGCTCCATCAGCGGGGTCACCGGGATTACCCCACTTTCCGCCCATACATGCAAGGTGCATGTGCGAAAGGGGGTTGATGTGCGGGGGGAGTTGTTTCGGTACTCCACTGAACAAAAGAGAACATTGGTAGAGATGAAACTGGAGGAATCCTCCATGGAATCCATATTTAAGGAACTAACATCCGGGGGACAAGAAAAATGA
- the accC gene encoding acetyl-CoA carboxylase biotin carboxylase subunit, whose product MFKKILIANRGEIALRVIRTCKEMDIKTVAVYSTADRESLHVRFADEAVCIGAPPSKDSYLNIPRIISAAEITNADAIHPGYGFLSENEEFSSVCHEYGIKFIGPSPNMINLMGDKATAKDTMKKAGVPTIPGSDGLIGTIEEGLKIAKKVKYPVIVKATAGGGGKGMRIIHNESEFKKAWDDAKRESAAAFGNDGLYLEKYVEEPRHIEIQVVGDQYGKVCHLSERDCSVQRRHQKLVEETPSPVVTQELREKMGEAAIKGAEAIKYEGAGTIEFLVDKHGDFYFMEMNTRIQVEHPITEEVTDYDLIKEQIKVAAGVPISGTNYFPNLFAMECRINAEDPANGFRPSPGKIVNLHVPGGHGVRVDSHVYAGYTIPPNYDSMIAKLIVSGQSREEVITRMRRALSEFVIEGVKTTIPFHLKLMDNHTFRSGKFTTSFLETSFDFSEL is encoded by the coding sequence GTGTTTAAAAAAATATTAATAGCCAATCGTGGCGAGATTGCCTTAAGGGTGATCCGTACCTGCAAGGAGATGGACATCAAAACGGTGGCCGTTTATTCCACTGCCGATCGCGAAAGCCTCCATGTGCGGTTTGCTGACGAGGCGGTTTGCATCGGAGCCCCCCCCAGCAAGGATTCCTATTTGAACATCCCCAGGATTATTTCCGCGGCCGAAATCACCAATGCGGACGCCATCCATCCCGGTTACGGGTTTTTATCTGAAAACGAAGAGTTTTCTTCCGTCTGCCACGAGTATGGCATCAAGTTCATTGGCCCTTCCCCCAACATGATCAACCTCATGGGCGACAAGGCCACCGCAAAAGACACCATGAAAAAAGCCGGGGTGCCCACCATACCGGGTTCCGATGGGTTGATTGGCACCATAGAAGAAGGGCTGAAGATCGCCAAAAAGGTAAAATACCCGGTGATCGTGAAGGCCACGGCCGGTGGGGGTGGAAAAGGGATGCGCATCATCCACAATGAATCCGAATTCAAGAAAGCCTGGGACGATGCCAAAAGGGAATCGGCAGCGGCCTTTGGCAATGACGGCCTTTACCTCGAAAAATATGTGGAAGAGCCCCGGCACATTGAAATCCAGGTCGTAGGCGACCAGTATGGAAAAGTTTGCCACCTGTCGGAGCGGGATTGCTCCGTCCAGCGGAGGCACCAGAAACTGGTGGAAGAAACCCCCTCCCCCGTGGTAACGCAGGAACTGCGCGAAAAAATGGGCGAGGCCGCCATTAAAGGGGCGGAGGCCATCAAGTATGAGGGGGCAGGCACCATAGAGTTCCTTGTCGACAAGCACGGTGACTTTTATTTTATGGAGATGAACACCCGTATCCAGGTAGAGCACCCCATCACCGAAGAAGTTACCGATTATGACCTTATCAAAGAACAGATAAAGGTGGCGGCCGGGGTCCCTATTTCGGGCACCAATTATTTTCCCAACCTCTTTGCCATGGAGTGCCGCATCAATGCGGAAGACCCTGCCAATGGCTTCAGGCCTTCGCCCGGGAAGATCGTCAACCTGCACGTGCCGGGGGGCCACGGGGTGCGCGTGGACAGCCACGTGTATGCCGGCTATACCATACCGCCCAACTATGACTCAATGATTGCCAAGCTCATTGTAAGCGGGCAATCGCGGGAAGAAGTCATCACCCGGATGAGGCGCGCCTTAAGCGAGTTTGTGATCGAAGGGGTCAAAACGACCATACCCTTCCACCTGAAACTTATGGACAACCATACGTTCCGGTCAGGGAAGTTTACCACTTCTTTCCTGGAAACTTCTTTCGATTTTTCGGAACTGTAA
- the gldF gene encoding gliding motility-associated ABC transporter permease subunit GldF → MIRVFAKEFNGFLNSLIAYIVIGVFLTGIGMLMWVFPETSILDYGYADMDTLFSLGPYVFVFLIPAITMRSFAEEKKMGTMEFLLTKPLSEWGIIIGKFLACFALVAVAVMPTLIYYCSVYLLGEPVGNVDTPGVIGSYIGLLLLGGAFCSIGVFASSITPNQIVSFVVAAFLCLVFYSGFDSFSSLVAQGAWALQIKQLGILEHYGSMGRGLIDSRDVLYFLSITGLMLLLTKTILSSRQW, encoded by the coding sequence ATGATCCGCGTTTTTGCAAAAGAGTTCAATGGGTTCCTCAATTCCCTCATCGCCTATATCGTGATTGGCGTGTTCCTGACGGGAATCGGCATGCTCATGTGGGTTTTTCCCGAGACCTCCATTCTGGACTATGGCTATGCGGACATGGACACCCTCTTTTCCCTTGGGCCGTATGTGTTTGTTTTCCTTATTCCGGCCATCACCATGCGCAGCTTTGCCGAAGAAAAGAAAATGGGCACTATGGAATTTTTGCTTACCAAACCTTTGTCGGAGTGGGGCATTATTATAGGAAAATTCCTCGCCTGTTTTGCTTTGGTGGCCGTGGCAGTAATGCCTACCCTGATATACTATTGTTCAGTCTACTTATTGGGGGAGCCGGTGGGCAACGTGGATACCCCGGGCGTGATTGGCTCCTACATCGGCCTGCTGCTCCTGGGCGGGGCCTTCTGTTCAATTGGGGTATTTGCGTCTTCCATCACACCCAACCAGATAGTGTCCTTCGTGGTGGCCGCATTCCTGTGCCTCGTCTTTTATTCCGGGTTTGATTCATTTTCTTCCCTGGTGGCGCAAGGTGCCTGGGCACTGCAAATCAAGCAGTTGGGGATACTTGAGCATTACGGCTCCATGGGCAGGGGGTTGATCGATAGCCGTGATGTGCTTTATTTTTTATCGATAACCGGGTTGATGTTGTTGTTGACCAAAACCATTTTGAGCAGCAGGCAGTGGTAA
- a CDS encoding polyprenyl synthetase family protein, with the protein MALTLEEIKTPIAKEMDAFEVKFRASMKTNVFFLDRVMSYIVKRKGKQMRPMFVFLSAGASGLISESTFHGASLIELLHTASLVHDDVVDSANYRRGFFSVNALWKNKAAVLVGDFLLSKGLLLSLEHNEYELLRIVSNAVKEMSEGELLQFEKARRLDITEDIYYEVIRQKTASLIASCCAVGASSSGAPEEVVAQMKQFGENVGMAFQIKDDLFDYGDDEIGKPLGIDIKEKKMTLPLIYALSKSSWWEKRKIIGTVSSNSHNPRKVKEVIEYVKASGGIAYAKQAMARYHQKALALLEDLPGSVYKDSLKQLVQFTIDRKS; encoded by the coding sequence ATGGCCTTGACGCTCGAAGAAATCAAAACCCCCATTGCGAAGGAGATGGACGCTTTCGAAGTGAAATTTCGGGCCTCCATGAAAACCAATGTGTTTTTCCTGGACCGGGTCATGAGCTACATTGTAAAGCGAAAGGGCAAGCAAATGCGGCCCATGTTCGTTTTCTTAAGTGCCGGGGCCAGCGGCTTGATTTCCGAATCCACCTTTCACGGTGCCTCTTTAATCGAATTGTTGCATACGGCCAGCCTCGTGCATGACGATGTGGTGGACAGCGCCAATTACAGGCGCGGGTTCTTTTCGGTCAATGCCCTTTGGAAAAACAAGGCCGCGGTATTGGTGGGGGATTTCCTCCTTTCAAAAGGCCTCTTGCTTTCCCTGGAGCACAACGAATACGAACTCCTGCGCATAGTGTCCAATGCAGTGAAAGAAATGAGCGAAGGGGAATTGCTGCAATTTGAAAAAGCAAGGCGCCTCGACATTACCGAAGACATATATTATGAGGTCATCCGCCAGAAGACGGCCTCTTTGATCGCGTCCTGCTGTGCGGTGGGGGCAAGTTCTTCCGGGGCACCGGAAGAGGTGGTGGCGCAAATGAAACAATTTGGCGAAAACGTGGGCATGGCCTTCCAAATAAAAGACGACTTGTTTGACTATGGGGACGATGAAATAGGAAAACCGCTGGGCATCGACATCAAGGAAAAGAAAATGACCCTTCCGCTGATCTATGCCTTGTCGAAATCATCGTGGTGGGAAAAGCGAAAAATAATCGGGACGGTGAGCAGCAACAGCCATAACCCCAGGAAAGTGAAAGAGGTAATCGAATATGTGAAGGCTTCAGGAGGGATTGCCTATGCCAAGCAGGCGATGGCCCGCTACCACCAAAAGGCATTGGCCCTGCTGGAAGATTTGCCGGGCTCCGTTTACAAGGATTCCCTCAAACAATTGGTCCAGTTTACCATAGACCGCAAAAGTTGA
- the dnaN gene encoding DNA polymerase III subunit beta produces MKFIVNSSYLLKQLSHINGVITTNPVVPILENFLFEIEKNILTVTASDLQTSMITEVTVESKEKGSIAVPARILLDTLKNLPDQPVTFSIDESTYSIEISSDNGRYKLSGENATDFPKVPSVSNDFSAVLSSDVLAKAVNNTIFATSSDELRPAMTGVYVNLGEKNTTFVATDGHRLVRYRRTDIKSESGNAIIIPRKALNLLKATLPTENTEVSIDFNMSNAFFKFGTIRMICRLIDERFPDYENVIPSQNPIKMTISRTDLLGSLRRIAIYANKTTHQVRLKITGSELQVSAEDLDFSNEANERLSCEHEGEDIEIGFNARFIIEMLSNLDSDQVKLNMSASNKAGVILPVDKDKDEDILMLVMPVMLNQYV; encoded by the coding sequence ATGAAGTTTATCGTCAATTCAAGCTACTTGCTGAAGCAGCTTTCCCATATTAACGGAGTGATCACCACCAACCCGGTGGTGCCCATTCTGGAAAATTTCCTTTTTGAAATAGAAAAAAACATACTTACGGTTACCGCCTCCGACCTGCAGACTTCCATGATCACCGAGGTCACGGTGGAATCAAAGGAAAAAGGCAGCATCGCGGTGCCGGCCAGGATTTTGCTGGATACGCTCAAGAACCTGCCCGACCAGCCGGTGACCTTCTCCATTGACGAATCGACCTATAGCATAGAGATCAGCTCGGACAATGGCCGCTATAAACTAAGTGGTGAAAATGCCACGGACTTCCCTAAAGTCCCATCCGTTTCTAATGACTTTTCCGCAGTGCTGTCCTCCGATGTGCTGGCCAAGGCGGTCAACAATACCATTTTTGCCACCAGCAGTGACGAGTTGCGACCTGCCATGACGGGCGTGTACGTTAACCTGGGCGAGAAAAACACCACCTTTGTGGCCACGGACGGGCACCGGTTGGTGCGCTACCGCAGGACGGACATTAAGTCCGAGAGTGGAAATGCGATAATTATCCCCCGCAAGGCCTTGAACCTGTTGAAGGCCACTTTGCCCACCGAGAACACCGAGGTGAGCATCGACTTCAATATGTCCAATGCTTTTTTCAAGTTTGGCACCATACGCATGATATGCCGCCTGATCGATGAACGCTTCCCGGATTATGAAAACGTGATCCCCTCGCAAAACCCGATAAAGATGACCATTAGCCGCACTGACCTTTTAGGCTCGCTGAGGCGGATTGCGATATATGCCAACAAAACAACGCACCAGGTGAGGTTGAAAATTACCGGTAGCGAGTTGCAAGTGTCTGCCGAGGACCTCGATTTCTCCAACGAGGCCAACGAAAGGCTTTCATGCGAGCACGAAGGGGAGGATATCGAGATCGGGTTTAATGCCAGGTTTATTATAGAGATGTTGTCCAACCTGGATAGCGACCAGGTTAAATTGAACATGTCGGCATCCAACAAGGCAGGTGTGATATTGCCTGTGGACAAAGACAAGGACGAGGACATACTCATGCTGGTAATGCCTGTGATGCTCAACCAGTACGTATAA
- a CDS encoding calcium/sodium antiporter — MVLQSLLLIAGFAILVKGADLLVGGASSIAKKLNISNLAIGLTVVSLGTSAPELLVNLMSAFGGYNDAAFGNILGSNNFNLLLILGVSGIIFPLVVQRKTVQYEVPISIGAVMLLFVLVNDQLVFGSGPDQLSRADAVLLLVFFGLFMFYVVRTMKSASDYEEDASIKIYPTSLSVGYLALGVAMLLGGGKLAVENAVSIAGYFGLSQRLIGLTVLAAGTSLPELATSAVAAWRKNTDIAIGNVVGSNIFNICLILGTTGLINPMHYNIALNFDMYVVLASSLVLLIFMFTLSQRKLDRWEAVILFVGYLTYTAYLIGNPA, encoded by the coding sequence ATGGTTTTACAATCGCTCCTTTTAATTGCCGGTTTTGCCATCCTTGTAAAGGGTGCAGACTTGCTGGTGGGGGGGGCATCATCCATTGCAAAAAAACTGAATATCTCCAACCTGGCCATTGGCCTTACGGTGGTCTCGTTGGGCACCTCGGCCCCCGAATTGTTGGTGAACCTCATGTCGGCATTTGGTGGCTACAACGATGCGGCCTTTGGCAACATACTGGGAAGCAATAATTTCAACCTGCTGTTGATACTTGGGGTGTCAGGGATCATCTTCCCTTTGGTGGTCCAGCGCAAAACGGTGCAATATGAAGTGCCCATTTCCATAGGGGCCGTCATGCTCCTCTTTGTCCTTGTAAATGACCAACTGGTCTTTGGCAGCGGCCCCGACCAACTGAGCCGGGCCGATGCCGTCCTGCTCTTGGTCTTCTTTGGCCTGTTCATGTTCTATGTGGTAAGGACCATGAAATCGGCAAGCGACTATGAGGAAGATGCGTCCATCAAAATATACCCCACTTCCCTTTCGGTGGGCTACCTGGCCCTGGGCGTGGCAATGCTGTTGGGAGGGGGCAAACTGGCCGTGGAAAACGCGGTTTCGATTGCAGGGTACTTTGGACTAAGCCAAAGGCTCATCGGCCTGACGGTGTTGGCGGCAGGCACCTCCTTGCCCGAACTGGCCACCTCTGCCGTGGCCGCCTGGCGGAAGAACACCGACATTGCCATAGGCAACGTGGTAGGGTCCAACATTTTTAACATCTGCCTGATCCTCGGGACCACCGGGTTGATAAACCCTATGCACTACAACATTGCCTTGAACTTTGACATGTACGTGGTGCTGGCCTCAAGCCTGGTGCTCTTGATATTTATGTTCACGCTCAGCCAGCGTAAGTTGGACCGGTGGGAGGCCGTCATCCTGTTTGTGGGGTACCTCACCTACACTGCCTACCTCATTGGCAACCCGGCATAA
- a CDS encoding DUF5106 domain-containing protein — translation MRIALVVAGLALSIPLWAQSGHKIDFTIKGLRDTTVYLGYYYGESTYVKDTARASATGTFQFASPDNLPEGVYFLVLNKTRIFEFVIGRDQQFAMETSTGDYIKHMKVTGDEDNRIFFENMMFNMARNQEASPLFAVMNDSLATDEAKKAARASLEGINEKVMAYQNSLMEKYPGTMTARLLNATKPIEVPDPPKRPDGTIDSTFQYKYYRKHFFDHFNLADDALIRLPKPLYAEKVTEYLEKLVVPQPDSVMNAINGLAAKVKSNPETYKFLVWNALLNYQNPKIMGLDEVYVRLYDTYFASGEMDFWISASIKKSLKEYADKLRLSLVGQTAKNLIMQDQNLVLRSMYDIGKKYTILYFFDPDCGHCREETPKLVDFYNKNKDRFDLEVYAVSADTSMLKMKNYIKEMKMPWITVNGPRSTVGSYQKLYDAFSTPTLYILDQKKKIIAKKPPIERLVDFLEHYERMQKLKENVGGGG, via the coding sequence ATGCGAATAGCCTTAGTAGTAGCCGGCCTGGCGTTGTCCATACCCTTATGGGCACAAAGTGGGCACAAGATAGATTTTACCATCAAAGGCCTAAGGGACACAACGGTCTACCTTGGGTATTATTATGGGGAGAGCACTTATGTAAAAGACACGGCCAGGGCAAGTGCAACGGGCACCTTTCAATTTGCATCGCCCGACAATTTGCCCGAGGGGGTTTACTTCCTGGTGCTCAACAAAACCAGGATATTCGAGTTTGTCATTGGCCGGGACCAACAGTTTGCCATGGAGACGTCCACAGGCGACTACATCAAGCATATGAAAGTGACCGGTGATGAAGACAATAGGATATTCTTTGAAAACATGATGTTCAATATGGCCCGGAACCAGGAGGCTTCGCCCCTTTTTGCGGTGATGAACGATAGCCTGGCAACAGACGAGGCCAAAAAAGCTGCCCGTGCATCACTGGAAGGAATAAACGAAAAGGTAATGGCGTACCAAAACAGCCTGATGGAAAAGTACCCGGGGACCATGACGGCAAGGCTACTGAATGCCACCAAGCCCATAGAAGTTCCCGATCCCCCAAAAAGGCCGGATGGCACCATCGATTCCACATTCCAGTACAAATATTACCGAAAACATTTCTTCGACCATTTTAACCTTGCCGATGACGCCTTGATCCGGTTGCCCAAGCCCCTGTATGCGGAAAAGGTAACGGAATACCTGGAGAAGTTGGTCGTGCCCCAACCGGACTCGGTAATGAACGCCATCAATGGCTTGGCCGCGAAAGTGAAAAGCAACCCGGAGACCTACAAGTTTTTGGTTTGGAATGCCCTGCTAAACTACCAGAACCCAAAAATCATGGGCCTTGACGAAGTGTACGTGAGGCTTTATGACACTTATTTTGCTTCGGGCGAAATGGATTTCTGGATTAGCGCTTCCATCAAGAAAAGCTTAAAAGAGTATGCAGACAAACTGCGGCTGAGCCTGGTGGGGCAGACTGCCAAAAACCTTATCATGCAAGACCAAAACCTGGTGCTCAGGTCGATGTACGACATCGGGAAAAAATACACCATCCTGTATTTCTTTGACCCCGACTGCGGGCATTGCAGGGAAGAAACCCCCAAGCTTGTCGACTTTTACAACAAGAACAAGGACAGGTTTGACCTGGAAGTATATGCCGTAAGTGCCGATACCTCCATGCTGAAAATGAAAAACTACATCAAGGAGATGAAAATGCCCTGGATAACCGTGAACGGGCCGAGAAGCACAGTGGGGAGCTATCAGAAATTATATGATGCCTTCTCCACGCCCACCCTATACATATTGGACCAAAAGAAGAAAATCATAGCAAAAAAGCCTCCCATCGAACGGCTTGTCGATTTCCTGGAACATTACGAAAGGATGCAAAAACTAAAGGAAAACGTGGGAGGAGGCGGATAA
- a CDS encoding DUF4340 domain-containing protein produces MNQEKRNKILTASLALLSLLAMVLFYYPRDRQEVDKNIFRVKDLPSVDRVVLSSPAGQIELRYNGSKWMVGQQQADEELVTVLFATLKEAGPKRQVAKALRDSIATMLQKDGVRVTLYQGGHLAKQFIAGGNAAKTEAYFLDGQLGPFVMAIPGYRVYVSGIFEVDALGWRDKRMFNFYWRNFKKLEAVFSKQPGQNFTIEDQGTGFGLVGGPPSDTTKVNDYLDAVSLLVAKQYLHGGQDAIYDSLLKTTALATLRVYDLGDKAIVLELFPPIGNDPNVLGRLNASEAVLFGREQVIPILKKRDYFKK; encoded by the coding sequence TTGAACCAGGAAAAAAGGAATAAAATATTGACCGCCTCGCTTGCCTTGCTGTCCTTGCTGGCGATGGTTCTTTTCTATTATCCACGCGACCGGCAGGAGGTGGACAAGAATATTTTCCGGGTAAAGGATTTGCCCTCGGTGGACAGGGTCGTGCTGTCGTCACCGGCCGGACAAATAGAGCTGCGTTACAATGGATCGAAGTGGATGGTGGGCCAACAGCAGGCAGATGAGGAGTTGGTAACCGTGTTGTTCGCCACTTTGAAGGAAGCCGGGCCCAAGCGGCAGGTGGCCAAGGCCCTGAGGGATTCCATTGCCACCATGCTTCAAAAGGATGGAGTAAGGGTAACCCTGTACCAGGGCGGCCACCTGGCAAAGCAATTTATTGCTGGGGGGAATGCCGCCAAGACGGAAGCGTATTTTTTGGACGGGCAGCTTGGCCCTTTCGTGATGGCCATTCCAGGGTACAGGGTATATGTCAGTGGGATATTTGAGGTGGATGCCTTGGGGTGGCGTGACAAACGGATGTTTAATTTCTACTGGAGGAATTTCAAGAAGTTGGAAGCGGTTTTCAGTAAACAACCGGGCCAAAACTTCACTATTGAAGACCAGGGCACAGGGTTTGGCCTGGTTGGCGGCCCGCCCTCGGACACCACCAAGGTAAACGACTACCTGGATGCGGTGTCCCTGCTCGTGGCAAAGCAGTACCTGCACGGGGGGCAGGATGCCATTTACGATAGCCTCCTTAAAACGACAGCATTGGCAACCCTTCGCGTGTACGACTTGGGCGACAAGGCCATTGTTTTGGAACTGTTTCCCCCCATTGGCAACGACCCCAACGTGTTGGGCCGGCTAAATGCCAGCGAGGCGGTCCTTTTTGGGAGGGAGCAGGTCATCCCCATCCTAAAAAAGCGGGATTATTTTAAGAAATAG
- the gldG gene encoding gliding motility-associated ABC transporter substrate-binding protein GldG, which produces MVASHYFFRVDLTEEKRYSIKAPTRKLLENLDDDVFIEVFLAGDLNAGFKRLQRSIEELLNEFRVTSGNRVHYTFTNPESALSQKAQSEFMKELVSKGVTPINVIDNKGGQRTEKLVFPGAVVTYGGFEKGVMLLKGNRARSSDEVLNQSIEGLEYELANAIQELANTNPKRIGLLTGHGELDSLQIASFNNALLDKYRVFKVDLSHKKNLGNYDLLILPKPTQPFSELDKLKLDQYVMHGGKLLLLMDKLDAVMDSASRQDYYAFPYSLHLEDLLFKYGVRINPDLVEDKISARYPIVTGQVDGRPQMMQMDWPFFPLINQYAPHPITRNLDATLLRFVSSMDTVKATGIKKTPLLLTSPASRKLGTPVKVSVNDLRNNSQPGQFQSGPVPVSYLLEGEFTSLYKDRFLPDGAEGIPFREKSTPTKIIVVADGDVARNDINPRTHQPLQLGFDPVSSYTFANENLLMNMVAYLVDGQGLILTRNKEIKIRPLDKTRLQEGRGFWQMVNLVLPLVLLFAFGLIRTFLRKRKYTGH; this is translated from the coding sequence ATGGTGGCCTCCCACTATTTTTTCAGGGTGGACCTGACGGAAGAAAAACGGTACAGCATTAAAGCCCCCACACGAAAATTATTGGAAAACCTTGATGATGACGTGTTCATCGAAGTATTCCTGGCCGGTGATTTGAATGCCGGGTTCAAACGCCTGCAGCGTTCCATCGAAGAGTTGCTTAACGAATTTCGGGTCACCTCGGGCAACCGGGTGCATTACACCTTCACCAACCCCGAATCGGCCTTAAGCCAGAAGGCGCAAAGCGAATTTATGAAGGAACTGGTATCAAAAGGGGTGACGCCCATAAACGTAATTGACAACAAAGGCGGCCAGCGAACGGAAAAGCTGGTGTTTCCTGGTGCAGTGGTCACCTATGGGGGGTTCGAAAAGGGCGTCATGTTGCTGAAGGGAAACCGCGCACGCAGTTCCGATGAAGTGTTGAACCAATCCATAGAAGGGCTGGAGTATGAATTGGCCAATGCCATTCAGGAACTGGCCAATACCAACCCCAAAAGGATAGGACTGCTTACCGGCCATGGTGAATTGGACAGTTTGCAGATAGCCAGTTTCAACAATGCCCTCCTCGACAAATACAGGGTGTTCAAAGTAGACCTCTCGCATAAAAAAAACCTGGGGAATTATGACCTGCTCATTTTGCCCAAGCCCACACAACCCTTTAGTGAACTGGACAAGCTAAAGCTGGACCAATATGTAATGCACGGGGGCAAGCTTTTGTTGTTGATGGACAAGCTGGATGCGGTCATGGACAGTGCCTCGAGGCAGGACTATTATGCCTTTCCCTATTCCCTTCACCTGGAAGACCTGTTGTTCAAATATGGGGTGCGCATAAACCCTGACCTTGTCGAGGACAAAATTTCTGCCCGCTACCCCATTGTGACCGGCCAGGTGGATGGGCGCCCACAAATGATGCAAATGGATTGGCCCTTCTTTCCCCTCATCAACCAGTATGCGCCACACCCCATCACGCGAAACCTGGATGCCACCCTGCTGCGTTTTGTGAGCAGTATGGACACGGTAAAGGCAACAGGCATTAAAAAGACCCCTTTGCTGCTGACTTCACCGGCATCGCGCAAGCTGGGCACCCCGGTAAAGGTGAGCGTGAACGATTTACGGAACAACAGCCAACCTGGCCAGTTCCAGTCAGGCCCTGTCCCGGTAAGCTATTTGCTGGAAGGGGAGTTCACCTCCCTTTATAAAGACCGGTTTCTCCCCGATGGGGCCGAAGGCATCCCGTTCAGGGAAAAAAGCACGCCTACCAAAATCATTGTGGTGGCGGATGGTGACGTGGCCAGGAACGACATCAATCCAAGGACACACCAGCCCCTTCAACTCGGTTTCGACCCTGTTTCATCCTACACCTTTGCCAACGAAAACCTGTTGATGAACATGGTGGCGTACCTGGTGGATGGGCAAGGGCTGATCCTCACCCGCAACAAGGAAATCAAAATCAGGCCATTGGACAAAACCAGGTTGCAGGAAGGGAGGGGGTTCTGGCAGATGGTCAACCTGGTTCTTCCCCTGGTGCTTCTGTTTGCTTTTGGCCTGATCAGGACATTTTTAAGAAAACGAAAATATACAGGCCATTGA